From one Culex quinquefasciatus strain JHB chromosome 3, VPISU_Cqui_1.0_pri_paternal, whole genome shotgun sequence genomic stretch:
- the LOC6040300 gene encoding protein winged eye isoform X7, with product MSGKPCTPECGRSVPCQGMLGPTANGRLVGPGIVGSSAGTLSQQQQQQQHNHRNLWPPVPTSAASRAFEFQTNGEVTESLFAAGGYNTPPASSPFLPCTPLELVAKNFHSAGAAVTFSQANSSIFVQSQTDFINGTTSVAKKTETCIGRWEHGTLEPLQIQIKREPCQVSEVTTSNNFETSSSSSTALTAVVKLEAQSPKGQQLHQQQTMDHIGITTSQQQQQQNNAIPVGIAVARQRLQESTTAAASQLHQAKELNRFGIGLTGTGADLGCTTPSLAQNMFFAGTNSTMIPLTAAASDAVTMGVTNAAAVQNAVRTPPALWQYPGCQQQQPSNQAADKKVVGYLVIDRVVPPADEVAKKAPIPMESMLPMPPMPPVGFQLVRDPGSGQILFLPAATTIANPTNLLDKIFISCVEPFQQTVLWPSYPQSTAIQPPHLLLPQIAQQQPQQQLQPPPLAPLQVLSSDYLATASSTTLHQLTGDSQCNGLDKNPLKLISPFPASIQQQQHTQTHHSTRYLALASDGCGNNSANIKRTTLNTSSKQMQLNSLPAPAPIQPSIPMPIPSHTFIKIEDCSGPTTSNCHNPVQQLFHEPEKTIQTATIATSPDIAPQLLFQQGNLIQIAPSKPTTILDHTALLPTMANPITPPPSTVPAPIVPSPHLLQQQEIPAATCLTPPPDQSIAAPVESSEASVPEVQDANVQTDTPVMSEDDNTVGTDDVPQQHDSATLTTEESHFQECFPQQQQSCETLCHTSIINSSADSAIEPDMSVGHSSINTSTSTNCDQVDMEVEDGAISSTAVPVVEHPKALTVNANCGGLRIPKLEMLSPTENPPPLEEPRPEQPPQQEHPVDLSGLELLSRSIEVFQKKASMIKKEPISPQLPPEPLPIPPLVPCEPVVSQPEPVNSPAPTPALPTPETFIRSDEPMVGLNLLCALAEQRFQEEGMFKKDSPAMSPAEQQDPPPATPSPTVEDEVPSSRKRKHKHSKESRKSSKKSKHDREQRRDRKRKHSSEEDEFGGELKESYRRIKTKLEKCSCKDADERDHRCCGVWPSANELFNVMESDMKQRLVSITRQCEEKKRELEQMACTSVAKVKPMTAMVRIPDIGKSYLNGAFGTTSTTLSAPKFSTIPALSPSFSSSSNSTSFVELPKLSSDTDSSKLEDADSSSIERLSFSKRKGGVPKKHDDIALTETIVAKKPKSLVGYILASKNRVGDSNVKETSQQKASSSHHGNGFADQLKKKSPIHSSKFESTTSDDTSNLSDSSAKQLKIKSPPFSFDDENSKPSDAAFSIFGGKPSIFDKIKSATAAASLPTLPLAPNPSASKHHSSSKSHKKSRSSKERKRRRSSEKRRIDQRCMLTSEHLNQEKTRVLFALGGLFYAGCLSAVQPPDIYAVTLDGERGNRPHIESREEVLRDAILEVAPKSVDEIPPGTRLCAYWSQQYRCLYPGVAAEPTSPDPEKRYVNVEFDDGDSGRIALEDIRYLLSDYPIVEYDPNPLLSLGKRKRQPSVSEVGSTTVTTTTTSSSAAAAAAGSTATTSTTITTTNCFAIISSERTSEKRVHDDAYREERRRLKKIRKDKLRRLAATNAEVPAASAGHKSHKKKSKCYDELCKHRKHKKRRKHKKHHRESHQQDIPSSPDGDAVDDDISQGDSASQTAAEAPFSPASTTTTTDKLDEPEFNPSLKEDTMTEEEAESSITESSGSYYQPAKKSGGAEKLEKRQSTENGNSKIAAFLPARQLWAWCGKGYRRSTGRVKKQFYKSIQRGKETISVGDSAVFLSTGRPDRPYIGHIESMWETSTNNMVVRVKWFYHPEEAEGCPNLKYPGALFQSPHEDENDVQTISHKCEVLALKEYTAKFGADPRQYSAIYDNNDTYYLAGYYDPTVVTIRMQPDIEVLPGGERWVKTD from the exons ATTAAACGCGAACCGTGCCAAGTGTCCGAGGTGACCACATCGAACAACTTcgagaccagcagcagcagcagcacggcCCTGACCGCGGTCGTCAAGCTCGAAGCGCAGTCCCCGAAGGGTCAACAACTGCACCAGCAGCAAACTATGGACCACATCGGGATCACgaccagccagcagcagcagcagcagaacaatGCCATCCCGGTCGGTATTGCCGTGGCCCGCCAGCGGCTCCAGGAGTCGACGACGGCGGCGGCCTCCCAGCTGCACCAGGCCAAGGAGCTGAACCGGTTCGGGATCGGACTGACCGGGACGGGGGCGGATTTGG GCTGCACCACGCCGAGTCTGGCCCAGAACATGTTCTTCGCCGGCACCAACTCCACCATGATACCGCTGACGGCGGCCGCGTCCGATGCCGTCACGATGGGCGTGACCAACGCCGCCGCCGTCCAGAACGCCGTTAGAACGCCACCCGCCCTCTGGCAGTACCCCG GttgtcagcagcagcagccgtcgAACCAGGCCGCGGATAAGAAGGTGGTCGGTTATCTGGTCATTGATAGGGTCGTTCCGCCCGCCGACGAGGTCGCCAAGAAAG CCCCCATCCCGATGGAATCGATGCTACCGATGCCACCGATGCCGCCGGTCGGCTTCCAGCTGGTGCGAGACCCGGGCAGCGGACAGATTCTGTTTCTGCCCGCGGCGACGACGATCG CCAATCCAACCAACCTGCTAGATAAAATCTTTATTTCCTGTGTAGAACCATTCCAACAGACGGTGCTGTGGCCCTCGTACCCCCAGTCGACGGCGATTCAGCCGCCGCACCTGCTTCTGCCGCAAATTGCGCAGCAGCAGCCCCAGCAGCAGTTGCAACCTCCGCCGCTGGCACCACTGCAGGTGCTCAGCTCGGACTACCTGGCCACGGCCAGCAGTACCACGCTGCACCAGCTGACGGGGGATAGCCAGTGCAATGGCCTGGACAAGAACCCGCTGAAGCTGATTTCGCCCTTTCCGGCGTCGATTCAGCAGCAACAGCACACCCAAACTCATCACAGCACACGGTACCTGGCGTTGGCATCCGATGGATGCGGAAACAATAGCGCAAACATCAAGCGGACAACGCTCAACACGAGCAGCAAGCAGATGCAGCTGAACAGTCTCCCCGCACCGGCACCCATTCAGCCGTCCATACCGATGCCAATTCCGTCGCATACGTTTATCAAAATTGAAGACTGCTCCGGACCGACGACGTCCAACTGTCACAATCCGGTACAGCAGCTCTTCCACGAACCGGAAAAGACCATCCAAACGGCTACGATCGCCACCTCGCCGGACATTGCTCCACAGCTGCTCTTCCAGCAGGGCAATCTCATCCAGATAGCACCTTCCAAACCTACCACCATCCTGGATCACACGGCACTCCTGCCCACGATGGCCAACCCAATCACGCCACCTCCCTCAACCGTCCCTGCCCCGATCGTACCAAGCCCGCATCTGCTACAGCAGCAGGAAATTCCCGCTGCCACGTGTCTCACACCACCGCCAGATCAGTCGATCGCGGCTCCGGTGGAGTCTTCGGAAGCCAGCGTTCCCGAAGTGCAGGACGCCAACGTCCAAACCGACACACCGGTCATGAGCGAGGATGACAACACGGTTGGCACGGACGATGTTCCGCAGCAGCATGACTCCGCTACGCTTACCACAGAGGAGTCCCACTTCCAGGAATGCttcccgcagcagcagcagtcgtgCGAAACCTTGTGCCATACTAGCATCATCAACAGCAGCGCCGACTCGGCGATCGAGCCGGACATGTCCGTCGGGCATTCGAGCATCAACACCAGTACTAGTACAAACTGTGATCAAGTGGATATGGAGGTGGAAGACGGTGCGATCAGCTCGACAGCTGTTCCCGTCGTCGAACACCCAAAAGCGTTAACGGTGAACGCCAACTGCGGAGGCCTTCGGATACCAAAGCTGGAGATGCTTTCTCCTACCGAAAACCCACCACCACTCGAAGAACCTCGACCCGAGCAGCCACCCCAACAGGAGCATCCCGTCGACCTGAGCGGTCTGGAACTGCTCTCGCGAAGCATCGAAGTCTTCCAGAAGAAGGCGTCCATGATCAAGAAGGAGCCGATCTCGCCACAGCTTCCACCAGAACCCCTCCCAATTCCCCCACTGGTTCCATGCGAACCCGTCGTTAGCCAGCCAGAACCGGTGAACAGTCCTGCCCCCACACCCGCTCTACCAACCCCCGAAACCTTCATCCGAAGTGACGAACCCATGGTCGGTCTAAACCTGCTGTGCGCCCTCGCCGAGCAGCGCTTCCAGGAGGAGGGCATGTTCAAGAAAGACTCCCCGGCAATGTCTCCAGCGGAGCAACAGGACCCGCCACCCGCTACCCCTAGTCCGACGGTGGAGGATGAAGTTCCGTCGTCGCGCAAGCGCAAACACAAACATTCCAAAGAGTCGCGAAAGTCGAGCAAGAAATCGAAGCACGATCGCGAGCAGAGGCGCGATCGCAAGAGGAAGCACAGCTCCGAGGAGGACGAGTTTGGTGGGGAGCTGAAGGAGAGCTACCGGCGGATTAAGACGAAGCTGGAGAAGTGCTCCTGCAAGGACGCGGACGAGCGGGATCACCGGTGTTGTGGGGTATGGCCGTCGGCGAACGAGCTGTTCAACGTGATGGAGTCGGACATGAAGCAGCGGCTGGTGAGCATAACGCGGCAGTGCGAGGAGAAGAAGCGCGAGCTGGAACAGATGGCTTGTACTTCGGTGGCGAAGGTTAAGCCGATGACGGCGATGGTGAGGATACCGGACATTGGCAAGTCGTATTTAAACGGAGCGTTTGGCACGACGAGTACCACCTTGTCGGCACCAAAGTTCAGCACGATCCCAGCGTTGTCGCCAAGCTTCTCCTCGTCCTCCAACTCGACTTCGTTCGTGGAGTTGCCCAAGCTGAGTTCGGACACTGACTCCAGCAAGCTGGAAGACGCCGACTCCAGCTCGATCGAGCGGTTATCCTTCTCCAAGCGGAAGGGTGGCGTCCCCAAAAAACACGACGATATCGCCCTGACCGAGACGATCGTGGCCAAGAAACCCAAGAGTCTGGTAGGGTACATCCTGGCGTCCAAGAACCGAGTTGGAGACAGTAACGTCAAAGAGACCTCCCAGCAGAAGGCGTCCTCTTCCCACCACGGAAACGGCTTCGCCGACCAGCTCAAGAAAAAGTCCCCCATCCACTCGTCCAAGTTCGAGAGCACGACCAGTGACGACACCAGCAACCTGTCGGACAGCTCGGCCAAGCAGCTCAAGATCAAATCCCCTCCGTTCAGCTTCGACGACGAAAACAGCAAACCGTCGGACGCCGCCTTCTCCATCTTTGGCGGCAAGCCGTCAATCTTCGATAAGATCAAGTCCGCGACAGCGGCCGCTTCACTTCCAACCCTACCACTCGCCCCGAACCCCTCCGCAAGCAAGCACCACTCGTCGTCCAAGTCGCACAAAAAGTCCCGCAGCAGCAAGGAGCGCAAGCGGCGGAGAAGTTCCGAAAAGCGGCGCATCGATCAGCGCTGTATGCTGACGAGTGAGCACCTGAACCAGGAGAAGACGCGGGTGCTGTTCGCCCTCGGGGGGTTGTTCTACGCCGGGTGCTTGAGTGCGGTGCAGCCGCCGGATATCTACGCGGTCACGCTGGACGGGGAGCGCGGCAACAGGCCGCACATCGAGTCCCGGGAGGAGGTGCTGCGAGATGCG ATCCTCGAGGTCGCGCCCAAATCCGTGGACGAAATCCCGCCGGGAACGCGCCTTTGCGCGTACTGGAGCCAACAGTACCGCTGTCTGTACCCGGGCGTTGCGGCCGAGCCTACCTCGCCGGACCCCGAGAAGCGGTACGTGAATGTGGAGTTTGACGACGGTGACAGCGGCCGGATCGCCCTGGAGGACATCCGGTACCTGCTGAGTGATTACCCAATAGTCG AATACGATCCAAATCCTCTTCTATCGCTAGGCAAGAGAAAACGCCAGCCCAGTGTGTCGGAGGTGGGTTCGACCACcgtcacgacgacgacgacctccTCGTCGGCGGCGGCTGCCGCAGCCGGTTCCACCGCCACCACGAGTACAACGATCACGACCACGAACTGCTTCGCGATCATCAGCAGCGAGCGCACGTCCGAGAAGCGAGTCCACGACGACGCCTACCGGGAGGAGCGCCGCCGGCTCAAGAAGATCCGCAAGGACAAACTGCGCCGGCTAGCGGCCACCAATGCCGAAGTTCCGGCCGCGTCAGCCGGACACAAGTCTCACAAGAAAAAGTCCAAATGCTACGACGAGCTGTGCAAGCACCGGAAGCACAAGAAGCGAAGAAAGCACAAGAAGCACCACCGCGAGTCGCACCAGCAGGACATTCCGTCCTCGCCGGATGGCGACGCCGTTGACGACGACATCTCCCAGGGGGACAGCGCCTCGCAAACGGCGGCCGAAGCACCGTTCAGTCcggcgtcgacgacgacgaccaccgACAAGCTCGACGAGCCCGAGTTCAACCCGAGCCTTAAGGAGGACACCATGACCGAGGAGGAGGCGGAATCGTCGATTACGGAGAGTTCCGGATCGTACTAT CAACCCGCGAAAAAGTCCGGCGGCGCGGAAAAGCTCGAGAAGCGCCAATCGACGGAGAACGGCAACAGCAAGATTGCGGCGTTCCTGCCGGCGCGCCAGCTGTGGGCCTGGTGCGGCAAGGGCTATCGGAGGTCGACGGGGCGCGTCAAGAAGCAGTTCTACAAGTCGATCCAGCGAGGGAAGGAGACGATTTCG GTCGGCGACAGCGCCGTCTTCCTGTCGACGGGCCGGCCCGACCGGCCCTACATCGGCCACATCGAGTCGATGTGGGAAACGTCCACCAACAACATGGTCGTCCGGGTCAAGTGGTTCTACCACCCGGAGGAGGCCGAGGGATGCCCCAATCTCAAGTATCCG GGTGCCCTGTTCCAGTCGCCGCACGAGGACGAAAACGACGTGCAGACCATCTCGCACAAGTGTGAGGTGCTCGCGCTCAAGGAGTACACGGCCAAGTTCGGGGCCGACCCGCGCCAGTACAGTGCCATCTACGACAACAACGACACGTACTACCTGGCCGGGTACTACGACCCGACCGTCGTGACGATCCGGATGCAGCCGGACATTGAGGTGCTGCCCGGAGGTGAGCGATGGGTTAAGACGGACTAA